In Shouchella patagoniensis, the following are encoded in one genomic region:
- the ribD gene encoding bifunctional diaminohydroxyphosphoribosylaminopyrimidine deaminase/5-amino-6-(5-phosphoribosylamino)uracil reductase RibD: MMHRKYMQLALDNARMMRGQTDPNPTVGCVLVKDGRVVGIGSHLKAGGPHAEVHALRMAGEEAAGSTAYVTLEPCSHTGKTGPCAIALIKAGVKHVVIAALDPNPLVAGNGVRLLEEAGISVETGVCEQESLRLNDVFNYSITRQLPFVTLKTAVSLDGKIATKTGSSKWVTSAEARKEVHQLRSEHQAILVGVETVLKDDPSLTARIPNGRNPIRIIVDSNLRTPLHAKIVCDQEAPTWIFTAAHPENESKRTSLEQLGVRVIATTNEKQVSVREVMVYLYKQAISSVLLEAGGTLNAALIKEQLVQKFFIYFAPKLVGGRGAPTFFEGLGIKDMGEAIEVEIGSVEKVGPDWRVTAYPLYK, translated from the coding sequence ATGATGCATCGCAAATACATGCAATTAGCCTTGGATAATGCGCGCATGATGCGCGGTCAAACCGACCCAAACCCGACCGTTGGCTGCGTACTTGTCAAAGACGGACGTGTTGTTGGAATTGGCTCTCACTTAAAAGCAGGTGGTCCCCATGCAGAAGTGCATGCGCTCCGAATGGCTGGAGAAGAAGCTGCAGGTAGCACTGCATATGTTACTTTAGAACCTTGTTCCCATACTGGTAAGACAGGTCCATGCGCAATCGCCTTAATTAAAGCTGGCGTTAAGCATGTTGTCATTGCTGCACTTGATCCAAATCCTCTTGTTGCTGGAAACGGCGTACGCTTATTAGAAGAAGCAGGCATTTCTGTTGAAACGGGCGTATGCGAACAAGAGTCTTTACGCTTAAACGATGTTTTTAATTATTCGATTACCCGTCAACTCCCCTTTGTTACATTAAAGACGGCGGTTTCATTAGATGGAAAAATCGCTACAAAAACCGGTAGCAGCAAGTGGGTTACTTCCGCCGAAGCGCGCAAAGAAGTCCACCAACTTCGTTCAGAGCATCAAGCAATCTTAGTTGGGGTCGAAACCGTTTTAAAAGACGACCCCTCCCTAACTGCGCGTATTCCAAACGGACGCAATCCGATTCGAATAATTGTTGATTCCAATTTGCGCACACCCCTTCATGCAAAAATTGTCTGCGACCAAGAAGCACCAACTTGGATTTTCACAGCGGCGCATCCAGAAAATGAAAGCAAACGTACCTCTCTTGAACAACTTGGTGTTCGCGTGATTGCCACAACGAATGAAAAACAAGTTTCCGTACGCGAAGTAATGGTCTACTTATACAAACAAGCGATTTCTTCTGTCTTACTTGAAGCTGGCGGCACATTAAACGCAGCATTAATAAAAGAACAACTCGTGCAGAAGTTTTTTATTTATTTCGCTCCAAAGCTCGTCGGTGGTCGCGGTGCACCAACCTTTTTTGAGGGATTAGGAATCAAGGATATGGGCGAAGCGATTGAAGTCGAGATTGGTTCTGTTGAGAAAGTTGGTCCCGACTGGCGAGTAACAGCTTATCCTTTATATAAATAG
- a CDS encoding ABC transporter ATP-binding protein/permease has protein sequence MSGKNEAFETQKQAAQTFGIETLLEQEGSSLSAYEKEAILFARMVIAEPELLIVDEPQEESLLRLLIEHARSKGQTLIVATSNKEFVKLFPGLVALEDGHIVEMAGGFR, from the coding sequence GTGAGTGGCAAAAACGAAGCGTTTGAAACACAAAAACAAGCTGCACAAACATTTGGTATCGAAACATTGTTAGAACAAGAGGGTTCTTCGCTTTCTGCTTATGAGAAGGAAGCAATCTTGTTTGCGCGTATGGTCATAGCGGAACCTGAATTGTTGATCGTCGATGAACCACAAGAGGAATCATTGCTCCGCTTATTGATTGAACATGCACGTTCAAAAGGACAAACATTAATTGTAGCAACATCAAATAAAGAGTTCGTAAAACTATTTCCGGGTTTAGTTGCGCTAGAGGATGGACATATTGTTGAAATGGCGGGAGGATTCAGGTGA
- a CDS encoding NUDIX hydrolase — protein MQSEVLTIYNRAKQPIGTAEREKVHTNGLWHETFHCWILDDTAKEPMLYLQRRSDTKKEFSSLFDITAAGHLLSHEQTEDGIREIQEELGISIVLSDLHFIGQFRCIPNQVKIIDREFASTYVFTAPIPFESFALQEEEVSGIVRVPFREFFDVCFQNQTSMSADGFIDTNGVREFYKNALSLIDLVPHSLTFLQQVSLAIEELIRERKE, from the coding sequence ATGCAAAGCGAAGTCCTAACAATCTACAATCGTGCCAAACAACCAATTGGAACAGCAGAAAGGGAAAAAGTCCATACCAATGGGTTATGGCATGAGACTTTCCATTGCTGGATTCTTGATGATACGGCTAAAGAGCCAATGCTTTATTTGCAACGCCGCAGCGATACAAAAAAAGAGTTCTCTTCTTTATTTGATATCACAGCTGCCGGACACTTGCTTTCTCATGAACAAACAGAAGACGGCATACGCGAAATACAAGAAGAATTAGGAATCTCTATTGTTTTATCTGACCTTCATTTCATTGGTCAATTCCGTTGTATCCCAAATCAAGTGAAGATCATTGATCGCGAATTCGCGTCAACCTATGTCTTCACAGCACCCATACCGTTTGAATCGTTCGCTTTACAAGAAGAAGAAGTCTCAGGCATTGTACGCGTTCCTTTTCGAGAATTTTTTGATGTCTGTTTCCAAAATCAAACATCCATGTCTGCTGATGGATTCATTGACACAAATGGCGTGAGAGAGTTCTATAAAAACGCACTGTCACTTATAGATCTTGTGCCCCATTCACTCACTTTTTTACAGCAAGTTTCCTTGGCAATTGAAGAATTAATTCGAGAAAGAAAGGAGTAA
- a CDS encoding YycC family protein: MPPLRISAETAVTLAKSLNMPIEQVMHMPQHVLMKKLAELESKKEDKQD, encoded by the coding sequence ATGCCTCCATTACGTATATCAGCTGAAACAGCGGTTACATTAGCAAAATCTCTTAATATGCCGATTGAACAGGTTATGCATATGCCCCAGCATGTCCTCATGAAAAAATTAGCAGAACTTGAGAGCAAAAAAGAAGATAAGCAAGACTAA
- a CDS encoding GNAT family N-acetyltransferase, translating into MIKGKRIELRPASKGDWRRQVEWRNNPDSARLAAGTDAPLYSNVTIEEAEVIFDKNVLPDRKVGCLFAIYLTETNEHIGNCDYRSVNLIARSAEVGMMIGNSNARNNGYGTEALTLLIRYLFMELNLLRIQLDTWSGNERALHVYKKCGFQVEGTLRNAEFVNGRYYDQVVMGLLREDVSHVSQD; encoded by the coding sequence TTGATAAAGGGAAAACGCATCGAGTTGAGGCCAGCTTCTAAAGGTGATTGGCGCAGGCAAGTAGAGTGGAGAAATAACCCAGACTCAGCTAGATTAGCTGCAGGAACGGATGCCCCGCTTTATAGCAATGTGACGATCGAAGAAGCAGAAGTTATTTTTGATAAAAATGTGCTACCTGATCGAAAGGTAGGTTGTTTGTTTGCGATTTACCTTACCGAAACAAATGAACATATCGGAAACTGTGATTACCGCTCTGTTAATCTTATAGCAAGAAGTGCGGAGGTCGGTATGATGATTGGTAACTCTAACGCTAGGAATAACGGTTACGGAACCGAGGCACTTACACTTTTAATCCGCTATTTATTTATGGAGTTGAACTTGCTTCGGATACAACTCGATACATGGAGTGGGAATGAACGGGCATTACATGTGTATAAAAAATGTGGGTTTCAAGTGGAAGGTACCTTACGCAACGCTGAGTTTGTGAATGGAAGGTACTATGATCAAGTTGTGATGGGTTTATTAAGAGAGGATGTAAGTCATGTAAGTCAAGACTAA
- a CDS encoding nucleoside hydrolase, producing the protein MAQKRYVLLFCDPGIDDVIALMYTLMHPHLELVGIVTSYGNVTKEQATKNAAYVLHLSNMVHIPIIPAAYTSLSIPYQQPFSDIHGSDGLGSFKLPPHSPGNIHQFDTIRQIVHYYKEELLIVELGRMTALAFALNIYKEEMAQVGGYYIMGGAFLVPGNRTTVAEANVYEDAVAADFVFTQTQSHQVCITPLNTTNQAIIPLSLINKLTNHGQYGFLIKEI; encoded by the coding sequence ATGGCACAGAAAAGATATGTATTGTTGTTTTGTGATCCAGGCATTGATGATGTGATTGCATTAATGTATACACTGATGCACCCTCATTTGGAGTTGGTCGGAATTGTAACAAGCTATGGCAATGTCACGAAAGAGCAAGCAACAAAAAATGCAGCCTATGTGCTCCATCTGTCTAATATGGTGCATATCCCTATTATTCCAGCCGCCTATACTTCGTTATCCATTCCTTATCAACAGCCTTTTTCTGATATTCATGGTAGCGATGGGTTAGGGTCATTTAAACTCCCTCCTCATTCCCCAGGAAATATTCATCAATTCGATACAATCAGACAAATTGTGCACTATTATAAGGAAGAACTTTTAATTGTCGAGTTAGGCAGAATGACTGCCCTCGCTTTTGCATTAAATATATATAAAGAAGAAATGGCACAAGTCGGTGGTTATTACATAATGGGTGGAGCCTTTTTAGTGCCCGGAAATCGAACAACTGTGGCAGAAGCAAATGTTTATGAAGATGCGGTTGCAGCTGACTTTGTGTTCACACAGACACAGAGTCACCAAGTGTGTATTACTCCTTTAAACACAACAAATCAAGCCATTATCCCACTATCATTAATTAATAAATTGACGAATCATGGGCAATATGGGTTTTTAATAAAAGAGATTTAG
- a CDS encoding CHY zinc finger protein, whose protein sequence is MMINVKGQTVDNQTRCVHYHTEKDIVAIKFACCNEFYPCYKCHDEACEHERKQWPKTQFEEKAILCGHCQSLLTISDYLCTAKCLSCEHSFNPNCSLHAHLYFE, encoded by the coding sequence ATGATGATAAATGTAAAAGGACAAACCGTTGATAATCAAACAAGATGTGTTCATTATCATACAGAAAAAGACATTGTAGCGATAAAATTTGCTTGTTGTAACGAGTTCTATCCTTGCTATAAATGTCATGATGAAGCTTGTGAGCATGAACGAAAGCAATGGCCAAAGACACAGTTTGAGGAAAAGGCGATCTTGTGTGGGCATTGTCAATCGCTGTTAACGATTTCCGATTACTTGTGTACTGCAAAATGCCTATCGTGTGAGCACTCATTTAATCCGAACTGCTCGCTTCATGCACATTTGTATTTTGAATAA
- the brnQ gene encoding branched-chain amino acid transport system II carrier protein, whose translation MNSQVKISKKNIFFIGLMLFSLFFGAGNLIFPPELGQAAGENAWPAIIGFLISGVGLPILGVMAITYVGSDDAEGLSKRVHPYFAVGLTALTYLTIGPFFAVPRTGTVSYEIAIVPFLEYIPFLQERSQLALALFTVLYFAIVYFLALNPGKFVDRIGKIITPLLLIVITILLVRVVVGPLGTYTAPTGDYVDFALFRGITEGYLTMDTIAAVVFGIIVVKAIKDLGLTDQKLIQKTAWKAGLVAAICLGTVYTGLGYLGAISASEITTSGGAEILAVVSGEYFGLMGNVLLGVTILFACIPTATGLISSCAIYFNKQFPRVSYKKLVLGFTLFSAGISNFGLSRIIEFSIPVLSFIYPIVIVLIFLAFLDKLFGGKRSVYQFTVLFTGIVSVNEGLTAANANWDYLFWLPLPFAEVGFAWVVPAVIGFVIGLLVSFMRGK comes from the coding sequence ATGAATTCACAAGTAAAAATTTCGAAGAAGAACATTTTTTTTATTGGTTTAATGCTATTTTCCCTATTCTTCGGTGCGGGAAATCTGATTTTTCCGCCAGAGCTAGGACAAGCTGCAGGTGAAAATGCATGGCCAGCTATTATTGGTTTCTTAATTTCTGGAGTAGGTTTGCCAATACTAGGTGTTATGGCAATTACATATGTAGGTAGCGACGATGCAGAAGGATTGAGCAAACGAGTTCATCCTTACTTTGCAGTTGGTTTAACAGCATTAACGTACTTAACAATTGGACCATTCTTCGCAGTGCCAAGAACGGGTACAGTGTCATATGAAATCGCCATTGTCCCGTTTTTAGAATACATCCCATTTCTACAAGAACGTAGTCAGTTAGCCCTCGCGCTTTTTACTGTCTTATATTTTGCGATTGTTTATTTCTTAGCGTTAAATCCTGGTAAGTTTGTTGACCGGATTGGTAAAATTATTACGCCACTTTTGTTAATTGTCATTACGATCCTGTTAGTTCGTGTTGTTGTAGGACCGCTCGGTACATACACAGCTCCAACCGGCGATTACGTTGATTTTGCCCTTTTCCGTGGAATTACGGAAGGTTATCTCACAATGGATACAATCGCAGCGGTTGTATTTGGCATCATTGTTGTAAAAGCGATTAAAGATTTAGGTTTGACCGATCAGAAATTAATTCAAAAAACGGCATGGAAAGCAGGACTCGTAGCTGCTATCTGTTTAGGAACGGTTTATACCGGGTTAGGTTACCTTGGTGCGATTAGTGCTTCTGAAATTACCACTTCAGGGGGCGCCGAGATTTTAGCAGTTGTTTCAGGAGAATACTTTGGTCTCATGGGAAATGTATTACTTGGTGTGACAATCTTATTTGCCTGCATTCCAACAGCGACTGGATTAATTTCTTCATGTGCAATTTACTTTAACAAGCAATTTCCACGTGTTTCATATAAGAAGTTAGTATTAGGATTCACGTTGTTTAGTGCAGGTATCTCAAACTTTGGGCTTTCGCGAATCATTGAATTTTCCATTCCAGTACTAAGCTTTATTTACCCAATCGTTATTGTGCTTATCTTCTTGGCGTTCCTTGATAAGTTGTTTGGAGGAAAGAGAAGCGTCTACCAATTCACGGTTCTCTTTACTGGTATTGTTAGTGTAAATGAAGGTTTGACGGCAGCGAATGCTAATTGGGATTATCTATTCTGGCTTCCACTGCCATTTGCAGAGGTCGGATTTGCTTGGGTTGTTCCAGCAGTCATCGGTTTTGTAATTGGCCTTCTTGTCTCGTTTATGCGAGGAAAATAA
- a CDS encoding class I SAM-dependent methyltransferase, with amino-acid sequence MSINFHDTNHANYDTRKADSHWTTFVKQLIGNQPIELAVDIACGGGIYTNALIEVGAKKAVGIDFSEAMLKSANQNNGHQQRIEFLKGEAAQVPLPTHSVDLILERALIHHLSDYSSAFQEAYRLIRNGGTFLIQDRLADDCFLPGSSTHIRGYFFQRFPHLIDYEKSRRPHHDVIVSALKNVGFSQITSHTIWEKRKEFPSKTDLLLDIQNRTGRSLLHELSDKELSELVDFIDKSINFDRAIVEKDRWTIWQAKKATYG; translated from the coding sequence ATGTCGATTAATTTTCATGATACAAATCATGCAAACTATGACACGCGAAAAGCTGATAGTCATTGGACCACATTTGTTAAACAGCTTATTGGTAATCAACCTATCGAGTTAGCTGTAGACATTGCTTGCGGCGGCGGGATTTACACAAATGCTTTAATCGAGGTTGGAGCAAAAAAAGCCGTCGGCATTGATTTTTCAGAGGCGATGTTAAAATCAGCCAATCAAAACAATGGTCATCAACAGCGAATTGAATTTCTTAAAGGAGAAGCCGCCCAAGTACCTTTACCAACTCATTCTGTTGATCTAATTCTTGAACGCGCGCTTATCCATCATCTTAGTGATTACTCATCTGCTTTTCAAGAAGCCTATCGTCTTATCCGAAATGGTGGCACATTCCTTATACAAGACCGTCTTGCAGATGATTGTTTCCTCCCAGGCAGCAGTACACATATACGCGGCTACTTTTTTCAACGTTTTCCCCATTTAATTGATTATGAAAAAAGCAGACGTCCGCATCATGATGTGATCGTTTCAGCGCTTAAAAATGTTGGTTTCTCACAAATCACATCCCATACCATTTGGGAAAAACGAAAAGAGTTTCCCTCAAAAACAGATTTGCTCCTAGATATTCAAAACCGCACCGGTAGATCGCTCCTACATGAATTGTCAGACAAAGAATTATCAGAACTCGTTGACTTTATAGATAAAAGCATAAATTTCGATCGTGCAATCGTCGAGAAAGACCGCTGGACCATTTGGCAAGCAAAAAAAGCAACGTACGGTTAA
- a CDS encoding DoxX family protein, producing the protein MFTHYLTKSNVSMVGLLFVRLYLGWQWFSSGLGKITGDGFNASGFLAVAVENPVRSGSGAIAYPWYNSFIETIVLPNAEIFSFIVMWGELLVGLGLIVGLFTTTAAFFGGTMNVSFMLAGTVSTNPIMLLLAILLMIGKGKSGAIGLDSVVKQIRRKKQDPPMKKELEFVS; encoded by the coding sequence ATGTTCACTCACTATTTAACAAAATCAAATGTCTCTATGGTAGGTTTATTGTTTGTTCGGCTTTATTTAGGATGGCAGTGGTTTTCATCCGGTTTAGGAAAAATAACAGGTGACGGTTTTAACGCTAGTGGATTTCTTGCAGTAGCAGTAGAAAATCCAGTAAGAAGTGGGAGTGGAGCAATTGCATATCCCTGGTACAACTCATTTATTGAAACAATCGTGTTACCAAATGCAGAAATTTTTAGTTTTATTGTGATGTGGGGCGAACTTTTGGTTGGATTAGGGTTGATTGTGGGACTATTTACGACGACTGCCGCTTTCTTCGGTGGAACAATGAATGTTTCATTTATGTTGGCAGGAACAGTTTCTACGAACCCTATCATGCTTTTACTAGCAATCTTGCTTATGATTGGCAAAGGCAAGAGTGGAGCAATTGGACTTGACTCAGTTGTGAAGCAAATTCGTAGAAAAAAACAAGATCCACCAATGAAGAAGGAGTTGGAATTCGTTTCTTAA
- a CDS encoding sodium-dependent transporter, producing the protein MSEQWSSKLGFILASAGAAIGLGALWRFPYLTGDNGGGAFFLLFILFTLLIGLPLLISEFIIGRGSKREAVSAYERLSKTGAWKWIGRFGVVGCFLLLTFYAVIGGWMLTYVVLSFSGSILEPNGDYEALFGSVIGNPIISILGLALFVFLNVVVLSFGIKNGIERANKYLMPLLFLFLLIIIIRGVTIEGAMEGVRFFLVPDFSKITAAGTLEALGHSFFSLAVGFSCMVTYSSYLGNNQSLPSSAGFISGMNILVSFLAGLAVFPVVFAFGLEPGYGPGLLFVVLPTVFEQMPLGSFFLILFLLLFFFATITSSFSLLEIIISAFTQNKNYRRVNVAAISGIIVILAGIPAALSENLLNDTLLFGKNIFDLTDFIVSNLMLPLGCLFIALFVGYKMNKKTIFAQYELASGSLGKSAHLWFGLIRTLVPIVIVFVFAMQFIM; encoded by the coding sequence ATGAGTGAGCAATGGTCTTCTAAACTTGGTTTTATTCTAGCTTCCGCTGGCGCAGCAATTGGACTAGGCGCTCTTTGGCGTTTTCCCTACTTAACTGGTGATAATGGCGGTGGCGCATTCTTTTTATTGTTTATTTTATTTACCCTTTTAATTGGGTTACCTTTGTTAATCTCCGAATTTATTATTGGTCGTGGATCCAAACGTGAAGCGGTTTCCGCTTATGAACGGTTATCCAAAACAGGAGCTTGGAAATGGATTGGTCGTTTTGGCGTTGTAGGTTGCTTTTTACTACTCACCTTTTACGCAGTGATTGGTGGCTGGATGCTTACCTATGTTGTTTTATCCTTTTCTGGCTCGATCCTTGAGCCAAATGGAGATTATGAAGCTTTGTTTGGTTCCGTTATTGGCAACCCAATCATAAGCATTCTAGGTTTAGCTTTATTTGTCTTTTTGAATGTAGTTGTGCTTTCATTTGGTATAAAAAATGGTATTGAACGAGCCAATAAATATTTAATGCCTCTTTTATTTCTCTTTCTCCTCATCATTATCATTCGAGGTGTGACAATTGAAGGCGCAATGGAAGGTGTTCGCTTCTTCCTTGTACCAGATTTCTCTAAAATCACGGCAGCAGGAACACTAGAAGCACTCGGTCATTCTTTCTTCTCTCTTGCAGTTGGTTTTTCGTGTATGGTTACGTACAGTTCGTACCTTGGCAATAATCAAAGTTTGCCTAGTTCTGCTGGATTCATTTCAGGCATGAATATCCTTGTCTCTTTCTTAGCAGGATTAGCTGTTTTCCCAGTTGTCTTTGCTTTTGGTCTCGAACCAGGTTATGGACCTGGATTGCTTTTTGTTGTCTTACCAACTGTATTTGAGCAAATGCCCTTAGGTTCGTTCTTTTTGATTTTATTTTTATTGCTATTTTTCTTTGCAACCATCACATCTTCATTCAGTTTACTCGAGATTATCATCTCTGCTTTTACACAAAACAAAAACTACCGTCGGGTAAATGTTGCTGCTATTTCTGGAATCATCGTTATTCTGGCAGGAATACCTGCAGCCTTATCAGAGAACCTATTAAATGACACGCTCCTTTTTGGAAAAAACATATTTGATTTAACAGACTTTATCGTCTCGAACTTAATGCTTCCACTCGGTTGTTTATTTATTGCGCTCTTTGTTGGCTACAAGATGAATAAGAAAACCATTTTTGCACAATACGAACTTGCTAGCGGTTCTCTTGGCAAAAGCGCTCACCTTTGGTTTGGTTTAATTCGGACGCTCGTCCCAATCGTGATCGTGTTTGTGTTTGCGATGCAATTTATAATGTAA
- a CDS encoding AEC family transporter, translating into MNVIILVFMQVVLPILLLMAVGAILQRKFQFQLRPLAQLLTYCFMPAAIFLNIYNANLDYSLLLQLILYLFLFSLSLILLSNVIAKLLKLPPDEGAALKNSISLMNSGNYGLPVSQLIFSANPLGVSVQIIMLVFQNLLTYTYGMFNLMNASKSSAQIFKSLLRLPLIHALILGIVFQLFHLPIPAFALIPLEQLANGFVALALLLLGAQLATISLKSFHAVIGWSLLGRLVAGPAFALAFIYLLQIDGVIAQSLFIASSFPTSRNTATLALEYEKAPELTAQIVLYSTVLSSMTVTFVIYLALLLF; encoded by the coding sequence ATGAATGTTATTATTCTTGTTTTTATGCAAGTCGTTCTGCCTATTTTACTACTAATGGCAGTAGGGGCCATCTTGCAACGAAAATTTCAGTTTCAATTGCGCCCACTTGCTCAATTGCTTACCTATTGTTTTATGCCAGCGGCGATTTTTTTAAATATTTATAACGCTAATTTGGATTATTCGCTGCTTCTTCAGCTCATTCTCTATCTTTTCTTATTCAGTTTAAGCCTTATCTTGCTAAGTAATGTCATAGCCAAGCTCCTTAAATTACCACCAGATGAAGGGGCAGCCTTAAAAAACAGCATTTCGCTCATGAATTCTGGAAACTACGGGTTACCAGTCAGTCAACTGATCTTTAGTGCAAATCCATTGGGTGTCTCTGTGCAAATCATTATGCTTGTTTTCCAAAACTTGCTTACCTATACATATGGGATGTTTAACTTAATGAATGCTTCAAAATCAAGCGCACAAATTTTTAAGTCGTTACTGCGGTTGCCTTTAATCCACGCCTTAATACTCGGCATTGTTTTTCAGTTGTTTCATTTGCCAATACCAGCCTTTGCGCTAATACCTCTTGAACAATTAGCTAATGGCTTTGTTGCATTAGCTTTGCTTTTGCTTGGAGCTCAACTTGCGACAATTTCGCTAAAATCATTCCACGCTGTCATTGGGTGGAGCTTGCTTGGTCGATTAGTGGCTGGACCCGCTTTCGCGCTTGCCTTTATTTATCTCCTACAAATCGATGGAGTCATTGCCCAATCCTTGTTTATTGCTAGCTCTTTTCCCACCTCTCGAAATACAGCGACACTTGCTTTGGAATATGAAAAAGCTCCTGAACTCACCGCCCAAATTGTTCTTTACTCAACGGTGCTTAGCAGTATGACCGTCACTTTTGTTATTTACTTAGCTTTACTCTTATTTTAA
- a CDS encoding 4a-hydroxytetrahydrobiopterin dehydratase, with amino-acid sequence MSQIKKEAKEMAGWDLEDETLVREFTFDNFLKGIDFVQNVAAYAEGAQHHPYLIIDHTTITIKWTTVDEGKLTKKDIEAAQACDTFYA; translated from the coding sequence TTGAGTCAGATAAAAAAAGAGGCAAAAGAAATGGCAGGCTGGGATTTAGAAGACGAAACACTTGTGAGAGAATTTACCTTTGATAACTTTTTAAAAGGGATTGATTTCGTTCAAAACGTCGCCGCGTATGCTGAAGGAGCCCAACATCATCCATACCTTATCATTGACCATACAACGATTACAATTAAATGGACAACCGTAGATGAAGGTAAGTTAACAAAAAAAGATATTGAAGCTGCACAAGCTTGTGACACATTTTACGCTTAA
- a CDS encoding FixH family protein: MRGLLTTILAFILLVGCSQEDGGNEVSLEMIDVTIDVEDEQQVGELFDLQTWVAQGDDKVEDAHEVLFELWKNGDRDNGEFHEAVHEKDGLYSAPVKVSEDGIYLLQAHVTARDMHVMPTQEIIVGAVSEEEREAFYEDRE, encoded by the coding sequence ATGAGGGGGTTACTAACGACCATACTTGCGTTCATTTTGCTTGTCGGTTGTTCACAAGAAGATGGTGGGAACGAAGTATCACTAGAGATGATTGACGTTACTATAGATGTTGAAGACGAGCAACAAGTAGGCGAATTGTTTGATTTACAAACATGGGTAGCACAAGGGGACGATAAAGTGGAAGATGCCCATGAAGTATTGTTCGAACTATGGAAAAACGGAGATCGAGACAATGGAGAGTTCCATGAAGCCGTTCACGAGAAAGACGGTTTATACAGTGCTCCAGTTAAGGTCTCCGAAGATGGGATCTACTTGCTTCAAGCTCATGTAACGGCACGAGATATGCATGTAATGCCAACTCAAGAAATTATAGTTGGAGCTGTAAGTGAAGAAGAGCGTGAAGCCTTTTATGAAGATAGAGAGTAA